The following proteins come from a genomic window of Misgurnus anguillicaudatus chromosome 10, ASM2758022v2, whole genome shotgun sequence:
- the eomesb gene encoding eomesodermin homolog b yields the protein MPGEESGSVLSSQSEVDDGKVSPIICEDEFPSARYMLDGLGANRYFMMGASHQTPENPNPCSFFPYTSQTGSVYSGSDGSRYTTSLHYGSVLPSTGFCQSLCAGRGEFGTGYQFGHSPGNTYHSYQGTGSAIGSVGLRAQVYLCNRPLWLKFHRHQTEMIITKQGRRMFPFLSFNISGLSLTTHYNVFVEIVLADPNHWRFQGGKWVTCGKADNNMQGNKIYVHPESPNTGAHWMRQEISFGKLKLTNNKGANTNSQMIVLQSLHKYQPRLHIVEVPDDATESGREPKSQIFTFPENQFIAVTAYQNTDITQLKIDHNPFAKGFRDNYDSIYTLPERETLTPSPTDQARAQKIVPSARFAVQPFLQDTRTQSRFYSSERTVAQSNGALCDDTQRWLLTSVQQTGASKLELYEGDYSSSLLPYSLKSLPLQSHSLGYYSDPALASVTAGWGSRGSYPRKITSGLPWSPRPSPTDEQIQEKDKPTEEITFTQTSAWMESAPSLKPTLDSTDEPSIYSVMCKRRRTENQQNIKTCEDSTASENLNKESSSRSLGYYAFYS from the exons ATGCCCGGGGAAGAATCCGGATCGGTTCTGTCCTCACAAAGCGAAGTGGACGACGGTAAAGTTTCGCCCATTATTTGTGAAGATGAATTTCCCAGCGCTCGTTATATGTTGGATGGACTCGGTGCGAATCGATATTTCATGATGGGCGCATCACATCAAACTCCAGAAAACCCGAACCCCTGTTCCTTTTTTCCATACACAAGTCAAACTGGATCCGTGTACTCCGGTTCGGATGGGTCGAGGTACACCACATCTCTCCATTATGGCTCAGTTCTTCCCTCCACCGGGTTCTGTCAGTCTCTGTGCGCAGGGCGCGGGGAGTTCGGCACAGGCTATCAGTTTGGACACAGTCCCGGGAACACCTATCACTCGTACCAAGGAACCGGGTCGGCTATCGGCTCTGTTGGACTGAGAGCGCAGGTGTATCTCTGCAACCGACCGTTATGGCTGAAATTTCACCGGCACCAAACGGAAATGATCATCACCAAACAGGGCCG GCGGATGTTTCCATTTCTAAGTTTCAATATAAGCGGATTAAGCCTCACGACGCATTACAATGTTTTTGTGGAGATAGTTTTAGCCGATCCAAACCATTGGAGATTTCAGGGCGGTAAATGGGTTACCTGTGGAAAAGCCGACAATAATATGCAAG gaAATAAAATTTACGTCCACCCAGAATCACCGAACACAGGTGCTCATTGGATGAGACAAGAAATTTCTTTTGGCAAACTGAAATTAACAAACAACAAGGGAGCAAATACCAATTCACAG ATGATTGTTCTGCAGTCTTTACACAAATACCAGCCAAGACTTCACATCGTTGAAGTGCCAGACGATGCGACTGAAAGCGGGAGAGAACCGAAGAGTCAAATCTTCACCTTCCCCGAGAATCAGTTCATTGCTGTTACAGCATATCAAAATACTGAT ATCACTCAACTCAAGATTGACCACAATCCATTCGCTAAGGGTTTCAGAGACAATTATGATTC GATATACACTCTTCCAGAGCGCGAGACACTCACGCCGTCACCCACAGACCAGGCGCGCGCACAGAAGATCGTGCCGAGCGCGCGCTTTGCCGTGCAGCCCTTCTTGCAGGACACGCGCACCCAGAGCCGCTTTTACAGCAGCGAGCGCACAGTTGCGCAAAGTAACGGCGCGCTGTGTGACGACACACAGAGGTGGCTGCTGACGTCAGTGCAACAAACTGGTGCCAGTAAACTTGAACTGTACGAGGGCGATTATTCCAGTTCGTTACTGCCGTACAGTTTGAAGTCTTTACCGCTGCAGTCTCACTCTCTCGGTTATTACTCAGACCCCGCGCTCGCCTCCGTGACCGCAGGATGGGGGTCCAGAGGCTCGTACCCGAGGAAAATTACCTCAGGCTTGCCATGGTCGCCCAGGCCAAGCCCCACGGACGAACAAATACAGGAGAAAGACAAACCCACGGAAGAAATCACATTTACCCAAACTTCGGCCTGGATGGAAAGCGCGCCGTCTTTAAAACCGACTCTGGACTCCACAGATGAACCCAGTATTTATTCAGTTATGTGCAAACGGAGGAGAACCGAGAACCAGCAGAACATCAAGACATGTGAAGACTCGACAGCTTCAGAAAACTTGAACAAGGAGAGTTCGTCCAGATCTTTGGGTTATTACGCTTTCTATAGCTGA
- the LOC129448934 gene encoding uncharacterized protein — protein sequence MSRKVEVVVNAPVHLEESTSPIYVTEAKPGDPPGVRGFLKINPASLGWLEILTGGLAFGLVFWNYERYLLIPACYLVLTGVVTATAACTRNSCLVVTSQILNFFNIISCVIVVVLFLMLFYIASTVRVFLAPSMTSWDIAFVVCNGLGSVLSLIIFSTTCCWCKSRKHVMIFHMNTIPPAVMNNVTCVDHPGAVPPAYYSPVPSSEPPAYEFEHRSSVSGPSAPVWDERRWKEELYRSRKPIQV from the exons ATGTCAAGAAAAGTTGAGGTGGTCGTCAACGCTCCGGTTCATCTGGAAGAGTCCACGTCTCCCATTTACGTCACCGAAGCAAAACCTGGTGATCCTCCTGGAGTTCGTGGCTTTCTGAAAATCAACCCAGCATCTCTTGGG TGGTTGGAGATTTTGACAGGTGGATTGGCTTTTGGACTTGTTTTCTGGAACTATGAGCGTTATCTTTTAATACCAGCTTGCTAT TTAGTTTTAACAGGAGTTGTTACCGCCACAGCCGCATGTACACGTAACTCATGTCTG GTGGTCACCTCACAAATCCTAAACTTCTTCAACATCATCAGTTGTGTGATTGTTGTCGTCCTCTTCCTTATGCTCTTCTATATTGCGTCTACTGTCCGTGTG tttttagcTCCATCTATGACCTCGTGGGACATTGCCTTTGTAGTCTGCAATGGTCTGGGGTCCGTTTTATCTCTTATCATCTTCTCAACTACATGCTGCTGGTGTAAATCG AGGAAGCATGTCATGATCTTTCACATGAACACAATTCCTCCAGCAGTGATGAATAATGTCACGTGTGTGGATCATCCAGGTGCAGTTCCACCAGCCTATTACAGTCCTGTTCCATCTTCAGAACCACCGGCCTATGAG TTTGAACATCGCTCATCCGTCTCTGGACCATCTGCTCCGGTGTGGGACGAACGAAGATGGAAAGAAGAGCTGTATCGTAGCCGAAAACCCATCCAAGTCTGA